From the Oncorhynchus tshawytscha isolate Ot180627B unplaced genomic scaffold, Otsh_v2.0 Un_contig_9609_pilon_pilon, whole genome shotgun sequence genome, one window contains:
- the LOC121842182 gene encoding tubulin-specific chaperone D-like, with product MTSLMEVTLCVVGTAPQLLSPGLVNGMMCSLAQQSAEKIDRYRAHAGSVFVRLLHSNNPAVPHIPHREELLAIFPTEGAEGLNWNAPSQAFPHITQLLRLPQYQYHTLLGLTVSVGGLTESTVRVCSPVSVGGLTESTVRVCSPVSVGGLTESTVRVCSSVSVALCL from the exons ATGACCAGCCTGATGGAGGTGACTCTGTGTGTGGTGGGCACCGCTCCACAACTACTCTCACCAGGCCT ggtGAATGGTATGATGTGTAGCTTGGCCCAGCAGTCAGCAGAGAAGATCGACCGCTACAGAGCCCATGCTGGATCAGTGTTCGTCAGGCTCCTCCATAGTAACAACCCTGCAGTACCTCACATCCCCCACCGAGAGGAGCTGCTCGCCATCTTCCCTAC TGAAGGAGCAGAGGGTCTGAACTGGAACGCTCCGTCTCAGGCCTTCCCCCACATCACCCAGCTGCTCAGACTGCCCCAATACCAGTACCACACACTGCTGGGGTTGACCGTGTCTGTAGGAGGACTGACTGAGTCTACGGTACGTGTCTGTAGCCCTGTGTCTGTAGGAGGACTGACTGAGTCTACGGTACGTGTCTGTAGCCCTGTGTCTGTAGGAGGACTGACTGAGTCTACGGTACGTGTCTGTAGCTCTGTGTCTGtagctctgtgtctgtag